The segment tcttgacctcagttgcctcatctctaaaaggaaggAGCTGGACTCAAGGATGGCTAAGATCCCACCCAGGTCCATAACACAGTCAACATCATTCATCTAGACAGAACTCCAAGTCTCAGAGACAGGAGGGAGCTTGCCTCAGGTCACAGTGAGTCAGTAGCAGGGGTCCAGCCCTCTCTCCAGGCTGCCTCGATAGGGACTGTTGGTGGAAAATTCACAGACACTCACAGGCTCGTCGAGTTCCAGTTTAGGGACCTCAAAGACCAGCTAGTGCAACCTGCTcttttcacagacaaggaaactgaggcctgaagaggGAGGGGCAGCACAAGCTAGGGGCACCTGGACATGAAACCTACTAGATGTGTCACCCTGGGTAGGTCTATCTCCCTCTTCTGGGACCCTAATGGCCTTAACTGTAAAGCTGGGGTAAGGCTATCCATTGCACATATGTAACAGACTGCCCTGGCTGTCTCATTGCCTTTGGTCCTGCCTGCCTCACTCCTCTTGCTGCCTACTGCAGGCAGGAAGTCACTTCAATTGCAGTTGGtgagtcagtaagcatttattaagcactctctgaataccaggcatggtgctaagtgttggagatacaaagaaaggcaaaaacacagtctcTGCTGTCAAGGAGGTCTccctaatggggggggggggggggtttgatatgcaaacaactacatactaAGGAGATATAAAGGAGCTAAATTAGAGAGAATCAACAGAGGGGCAGCACCTTCCCAGAGGACTTCAGCCAGTCAGCTCTGGAGCTCCCCTTGGGGTCTGTGTTGTCCTGACTTGCGAGTGGTTGCTATTGGCTCCAGCCAATCTTCTGATTCCACTCTAGCCATTACCTTGTTGGCTCCCCTCCTCTCTGCCCAGGTCTATAACCATAAGTGCACTCCCCTGGGAGTACACCTTCCCATCAATTCCCCTCTGGCTCCAGTCACTAACGCTGGGAAGGTCTAAATATCCAGGGCTGGTCCCCCTTCTTCCACATAAGTTGTCTCCTCCTAATGAACtggaagctctctgagggcagggaccagctttcttttgtatgtgtatccctagctttagcacagtgcttggcacatagaaaacacttttaagaaatgtttttgttcattcatttgctcACAGGATTGTTAAATCAAATGGATGGATATATGTaagatgctttgcaaaacttaaaatactCTCTCTCAAGGATGATTTTGAACAGGGGACTTGAACTCCAGTCCCCTGACTTTCCACTACATTTCAAAGGCTCCCAGAAATCCTTCATTTGTACACAATAAATGACTTTCCCTAAACCCTCTAAACGACTGTGCCCAAATTTGTTCGTTTAATCTAGATGCTGCAGTTGACAGAGCGCTGGACCTGTCAGGCAGATCCAAGTTCCAATCTGCCCTCAgttacaggctgtgtgaccctggggaaatcatgtCACCgcatcctgcctcagtttcctaaattataaaatgggaataatagcacctgcctcccaggattattgtgagcaTCAAGTGAGACAACTATAAAGTGCCTAGAACtgcgtctggcacatagtaggtgctatgcgAGTATTAACTATTTTCATTATGTGAggctcttcccccttctcttcccttggcACCAGCATTCTCCCTCCAGAGATTACATtgtatgcattttgcatttccttATTTGTGTATGTTTACCTTTTCCCGATATTATGTAACCTCCCCAAGGGCAGAGATTTTATTCCCTTTGTTAGTGAATCCGCAGTTCCAAATGGGGTAGGCTCTTTTAATAAATGCTCGCTGAATGAGTGgaggaatggatggatggatggatgaacgaatgaatgaaaaaagaaagctgGCCCAGGTCAACCAGAGCTAGGAACCTAGCCCAGGTCTTGCCACCACATCAGCGGCACTCACCCAGTTGGGTGAGCCTGGAAGACCACCTCACCTGAGGACCGTCAGGCGGCTGAAGCAGGGGCGCAGCTCCTTCACCCCATAGTCATTGAGGTTGTTGTTGTCCAAGTCGAGGGCCAGCTGCTTGGGAAAGTGGTGCAGGACGAAGGAAAGCGCGCTGCAGTCGGCAGAGCAGGCGTTGCAGTACGTCAGCTTGATGTAGTTAGCGCATATGCCCCTGGCGGCCGACTGGCCCACTTTCTGGCTCTGTGTCTCGTAAATGCAGCGCAGCATCCAGATGAAGGTGGGCATGGCCTGCACTTGGTTGAACTGCCCTGTGTGGGTGCGGGGCAGGCTCTTCAGGTAATAGCTCAGGCTGGCAAACAGGTGCCTCCAGAGGGCCCTCCGTTTCTTACGCAGGGCCACGACTGGCACTAGGTGCCGGAGGAGTCTTTGCTGGGCCTTGGACAGCAGCCCGCACAAGAAGAGGTTGGTGAATTGGAAGTGGTCATTGTTTCGGAAGGGGTCCTCCTTGTCCAGGTTGCTCCTCCCAAGGCAGCTCAGCTTCAGCAAGGGGAGCGTGAGGGAGCCTGCCCGTTGCCCCCTGGGCGTCCACTCCCCAAAGAACTTCAGAAGCTCCTTTGTGCTCACCTTGTCGTCAGCGATGAGGAAGAGGGCGGTGAAGAAGGACTGGAGGGTGATGTGGAAGAATTCATAGGCTGGCTGGTCTCCGATGGGCCCGGGCTCCGGCACCGCACGGACAAAGCCCAATTGAAGGTCCCCATCCTGCACTTCCGAGGCCTCCACCTCTTCCTGGCTGAAGACGAAGAGATTCTTCACCATGCCCCAGTAGGCGAGTCGGCCCAGGGCGCACAGCGTTTCCCTACCCGAGCGGAAGGTCTCCACCTGGCTGCGAGTGTTGCGCTGCAGGAGGCTAGTGGGCAGAGCCCGGTTCAGGTGGGCCTCAGTCATGAGCAGGAAGATGTCCGTGAGAGTCACAGTTTGGTCGGGCAAGTGATGGGAGCCGTCGTGGGTGCCATGGAAATGCTGGAAGCACCTGAAGATGATCCAGCAGAACAAGGGCACGGAACACAGGGTGCACAAGTGGGGGTTGGCGTCCAACTGGTTCAGAACTCGCATCTGCAGGGCCGGATCCGGGAAGAACTTGCAGGTGTAGGCCCGCAGGTGGCTAGGGGAGAAGCCCCTCAGCTGCACCTTCTTCCGGATGAGGGTACTCGGGAGCTCAACGCCCGTGCGGGAGGTCAGCACCTTCCCCGAGCCCTGGAGCAGCTTGCCTCGGAGCAGGCTGGCCAGCAGGGCCAGGGGGTGGGCAGGCTGCAGCGGGGAGGCCACGTCGGGCACCTGGCTCAAGTCGAAGGCCGAGTGTAGTTCGTCAAAGCCGTCGAAGGTAAAGAGGACGGAACGAGGGAAACGCACCAGGAAGGCGAACACCGCGTCCGGCTCCAGCTCCGGGCAGCAGCTGTGCGTGAACAGCAAGTCCTGGAGGGTGAGGGCTGAGCTCGGGGGAAAGCAGCTGAACATGCGGCAGCGGAAAGAGAACAGGAACTTGGGCCCGGCGCCCAGCTCCTCCCTCGCCCACAGACTCTGCAGCTTCTGCAGCAGCACCGACTTGCCCACGCCCGCGTCGCCGAAGATGAAGACCGTCTCTCCCTCCTGGTTGATGACCCCCGTGGAGTCGTCCAGCAGGGAGCCCAGGCTGCTCACGCTGCCCAGGCTCTCATTGCGGAAATTCAGCAGCTCCATGACGTTCTCGGTGTACGTGTCCGACAGCAGCATCTCCTCCTTCTGACTGTAAGAGGTGATGAACTTGGAATCCCGGCCCCACTCCGAGCGCAGCTTCTGGATATACCTGCTCACTGATGGGGGAGCGGAGGGGACAGGCCGGGGCAGGGCGGGGAgcggaaggaaaggaaggaaggagagagaggaggagggggagagagagaaagaaagaaagagaagagatgagaggaagagaaacggaaggaaggaagaagagagggagaaagagggaaggaaggaaggagagagaggaggagggggagagagagaaagaaagaaagagatgagatgagaggaagagaaacggagggaaggaagaagagagggagagagaaagagggaaggaaggaaggagagagagaaagcaatagAGAGATATGAGGGCAGTGTTATTTCCAAGAATGAGAAGCCTGGCTTTCTCTAGCTTGTGCAAGAATGATTCTAGTATCAGGAGCAGCCTATTGTGATTCAGGAAAAAACTACCTTAACTTTTTGCCTATAAcatgaattcttttaaaaatattttatcaatatcttttgttttcacatcatctTCATATCTAAATGTTTCTACCCTCTTGCCTgacccagagagccatccttttTAAagatcaagtcaagtcaataaaatGCTTCTTAAgtattactgtgtgccagggatgGTGCTAAGGGCTAAGGATACAAAGCAAGGTCAAAGAtggctcctgctctcaaggagcttacatactgATAGacaagaaaacatgcaaacagccCTGTACAAACAAGCTTTATACACAGGATAACTTGGCGGTGATTTTAGAGGGAAGGTATCAGACCTGAGGAGGAGCAAGCAAAGCTTcctgggattttagctgagacttgaaggaggccagaggacacaggaggagatgaggagggagagcaccgCAGGCATGGGGGAAAGACGGGGAAATGTGGAGAGAGGAAATGTCATGTGGTAAGAAagggaggccaatgtcactggaacACAGAGTATGTGGAAGCAACTTTCAGAGCCAAACAGGAGGTTTTGTACTGGATTCTGGTGGTACTAAGGAGCTGCTGGAATTCCTGAAAGTGGGGGTCACATCAGACCTGGAATCTGGGCAGATGACCtggacagctgaatggaggatgaatggaagtggggagagcctggcaggcagacccaccagcggcaattgcaatggtccaggtgtgaggtgatgggATCCCACACCAGGGGGCAGCAGTATGCAAAGAGGGAGTGCAGCTTTGAGAGATGTTAGAAAGGGGGAGTCAGTGAGACTTGAGACCAGATTGTATATGGGGAGGGATAGaaattctttgtaacaaagacTAAAAAAGCAGCTTGACCACCCTGACCTAAGTGTGCCAGGAGATGTGCTGTTCATCCATCCTTTCTGTCTTGGCACTGGTCGCCCCATGGGGCTGCAATGCCCTTCATGCACAGCTCAAGCACtgtcttctccaggaagcctttacTGATAGCCCCCCTCTGCTAGTAGCCTCCCTCCCAAGCCACTCTAGATTCGTTTACTTTATACTTATGCAGGTCTGCACACAACTATTTAAGTCCTCACCTCTGCATTAGAATGGAATGTCCTGATGGGTAGAAGTTGTTTCAGTCTCTGTACCtctaagcacaatgcctggcacagagtaggtgcttaataaatggtttgctgattgactgactgatcgaTTCCATGAAACTTGCAAGCAGGAATTATTTACTGTATTTGTGTATTCATACCTAACAATGCTTGGTGCATTGTAATTGCTTACTAACTGCtcgctgattgattgattaaaaaagaaaacaatgtttcCTATGAGAGATGACAGGGGAAGGTGCAGAACTGGTATTGCTGTGAGAAGTCTCAAAGCTTCTGGCATTAATAATGCCCCAGTTACTTCTGCCAGCTGGCTTCTTGGCTTACCAGGGTCAGTGTTCACAATTGTTCTGCCCCTCACAAGCTCTGAGGGCGAAAATTGGATCTCCTCCAGCCACGGTTGCAGATCGATGAACGCATCCGGGATTTGCTGCAGCACAGAGATAAGATACTCACACACTTCCTCCCCTTTGCTCTGAACCAGGTCCAGCATCTTACGTACCTAGTGGCAGCGACAAACAGGCAGGGCATCAGCTTGCCTCCATGGCTCTATTTGTCTTGGAGAGGTGCCTGGGCACATGGAGGGCTGAATGGTGTTGCCCCCAGGTTAGGCCCCAACTGAGTTGCTGCCTGCATCAGCTTGTCAGACAGTAGAGCCTGGGATGGGCTGCCTGACTGTACCAGAGAACCCCAGAAGGCTGCCAAGGCTTTTATACCAATCCCAAAGGCCACCCCCTATggaactttttttccctcctcatctctgctcttGCCCAAACATTACATTCTTTCCAGGCACAAATGGGGTACTCCGTGATCTTCTCAGGAAGGTCAGGGAAATATTCAGCAGCTTGGACCACTCTCTAGGGCATGGTGTTGGTAAAGCATCAGGGGAGAAATGGACCTCGCGGATACATGATCAGTTTAGCAATGACACAATGCATCCTTACTCTCCAGGGACAAAACCTACAGCAGCCTAAGGAGGACAGAGGATAAGACTGCCAGGGCCACAGCCAAGTCCCTGCCTTATCTCCAGAGCTCCTTCTTAGGGACTTAGGAAAGAAAGATTTGTTGCTGTTGAAATACTTTTACTTCTTAAAAATGGCATCAAAGAATCTAAGAGCTCAAAAGCCCCTAATTCAGACCCACACATGAATGAGGATGCCCTTTAGCATATCTGAGAAATTCTAGAATGGTCTTTAGAGTCACAGTGGGGAACTCGCTACAGCCCCCAAGTCACAAGAAGCTCTCCACACTTCTCCAAAGATAAGTGAAGGAATCTAAGAAGGGAAATGTGCTTGTTCCCccactttttttaaacaaatttttactCTTATCTAAACATCCCACTCTATCCCTCTGCACCCCAGAGAACCGTCTCTTATAATGAAGATTTTGTtggaaaaagatgaggaaaaaaatcaacaactgatcaatacactgaaaaaaaaatctaatactctTTGTGATCCTCCATACTTATGGACACCTGCAGAGGGGTGTGCCCCCCCTCTTCCTGCCCCTTTGTGGAGCTTAGGAGGCAGGCATTTCTGTGCTCTACACCTGGTGGGTGGTTCGGGTTCATCCCTTTGCTAGACCAGCAGCTGCCCAAGTTTCACTGGCCAGGACTGAACGTTTCCATCAGTATTTACTCTACTTTGACTCATTTACCAGTTAGAAGCAAGAACCACAAAAGTTCCAGAAGGGAATGAGTTAGCAAGGCAGGAGATTAGTCTTGTGATCTGGGAGCTGTTTGACCCTCCATGCAAACAGAGGCAGGAGGGAACGGAACCAGAAGGACCACAGACAGGGTGACGAGGAGGCACACTGCACTCCTGCTTAGAAGCAGAGCAGGCAGTCTTGGGAAGGCagaggttccccatccttggatCTGTTAATGCAGACATGGTATAGTGGGGATGCTTTTTCAGGTTCAAGTTAAATTAGAGGATCCTGAGATCCTtccctatgattctgtgacttcaacaataatgaaaacaatactTTGTGGCCACAAAACTCAAGGCAAATACAATGGTCTATGTCAGTTTCAAATCAGGAAAGTGAAAACACACATCCTGCCTTTCCTTTAACAAACAGCAAACAATGAGAGCGAAGGACACACGGAATTACAACCAGTCTTTCAGGTCGGTTTGCTTAACTGTTTCAGGGGAATATTGATCACAGAATCATTTATCTGAAGCTGAAAAGGAAGCCACccaatccaaccctctcattttacagatgagaaaactgaggtccagggaggggcagggacttgcccaaggtcacacccatacagtaagcatcagagctgggacttgaacccaggttctctaactCTACAGCCAAGGTCCCTTCTCCAGGATATTTTCTGGGATTCTTCCACTGAATCAAAAGAAAAAGTTTCTATTAAGAAAAAAGATCAAACACACACAAGTCTGAGGAATAAGTGGGTAACTCAGCCCTCTGTGTTGATGTTATCCCATTCCCAACTTTGGGACCACAGGAGGGACTCCCTGGGCCACCCACTGGTCACTGAGAGGCAACAGACCCATCAAAGACTGTACCTTGTCTGGCAGAGTGGGGCAGGCACCCACAATCTCCGCATCTTCCACCGAGAAGTACTCGTTGACAAGTAGGTTGTCGACCAGACACTGGACATTGCGGATGTGGGTGACCAGCCGTTCTCGGTCCACCTTGAGCAGCCTGATGCAAGAGTGGGCATCCTTCGGCCCTGCTGTCCCCTCAGAGAGGGCTTGGATTTCCATGACTATGGGACTTTCCCCAGATTCATCTTAGGTGGCATCTGTCTCTGGGGTCTTTGGGCAATCAGACCCTTCATGCCTGTTGCTTCTCCTTCCTCACTGAAGAGCTAGAAAGACAAAAGCAATAAGCTGTTATTGAAACTAAGAAACCCCTGCCTTTATTTTCCTCTGTGGAACCGAaattaagaaaggaaagggaacccacctttattaagcccctactatgcaCTGGGCATTGTGCTAATACCTTTACAGATATTAGATAATATCTTgatactcataacaaccctggaaggtgggtgctattcTTAGCActgttttacaattgaggaaacaagtagaaagaggttaagtaacttgcccagggtcacacagctaattagtgtgtatagggaaggatttgaactcaggtctccttgccTCCAAGGCTAGCACTCTTCTCATGTTCTGCTTCCTGTGGACCTCTCTGAGATAAAAAGGAGAGGCAGTGACTTGGTGCAAGGAAAGATTTTGCCTGAGAGACAGAGTTACCTATACATTACTTTCAAAACATTCAGTCCTACCAAGTTATTCACACTCATTTAACAATTTGCCTGCCCGCACTCCAGATAAtaacttttctctttaaaatcgAGCAACTGAATTTTGTAAGTAGGAGTGGGAATTGcttaatgaagaatgaaaagaggaaaCCAAGCAAAAAAACCAATCCCACTGGCATCCCTTCTTTTTTTGGGTCCTGATGGTTTTATTCATTTCTGGTTTATTAAGAACTTCTGAACTTCAGGATTTGATCTTGGAGAACACATTTCAGGGATCCCAGGACCCATGATTGTGTCCTGTTCACTGATGCAGAGCTGTCCTCGCCTTCCTTCGATGCTCTCACAGACTCTTGTCATGGGGGCCAGTTGAAAATCCCGTCCTCTGGTACCCAGGCTGAAGTTaactaggctggtccttggatggataatcaatcagtcaatctttgttcagtacctactatgttctagggaCCATGATAGGCTCAGGGGATAtagccttcaaggaccttacaatctaggcaaacacacacacacacacacacacacacacacacacatgccaacACTAGTGCATAGTCTTGGAGAACCTAGGCTCATTTTCCTGCTGGAATGAGACATCAGAATGAGAGCCTCATGGAGgggttctaatttttttaattagtattttatttttccccagttacatgtaaaaacaatttttaactggtttttaaaaccttgagttcaaaattctctccctccttcccttcccaccccagctctcatttgagaaggcaagcaattccatagaagttatacatgtgtagtcatgcaaaacatttccacaacagtcatgttgtgaaagaaaacataggcaaaaaaaaaaaactccaagaagttaaaaaagtctgcttcaatctgcattcagacatcatcagttctttttctggagacagataacatttttcaccctaagtccttcagagttgtcttggaatGGTATATTGAGATAATCTACATTTAGgatttttgtaaaccttaaagaattatataaatatgaaaaatcatCACCATCACCCCCATTATGGtaaagaacaaatcagagaactggaaagaaagtTGGAAAAGTCAATAGATGGAAAGGTTGCATGGAGATAAaatttatgaagaaaactagGCACAAGTCCTTGACACTCTGCTCAGGGAACAGTCACTAATGCGTGGTCTGGTGTTTTACAGGTCAAGGAGGCCTTAGAATCACCAGCACCATAGGGCTGTGGAGCATTGAATGTT is part of the Notamacropus eugenii isolate mMacEug1 chromosome 3, mMacEug1.pri_v2, whole genome shotgun sequence genome and harbors:
- the NOD1 gene encoding nucleotide-binding oligomerization domain-containing protein 1 isoform X1 produces the protein MEIQALSEGTAGPKDAHSCIRLLKVDRERLVTHIRNVQCLVDNLLVNEYFSVEDAEIVGACPTLPDKVRKMLDLVQSKGEEVCEYLISVLQQIPDAFIDLQPWLEEIQFSPSELVRGRTIVNTDPVSRYIQKLRSEWGRDSKFITSYSQKEEMLLSDTYTENVMELLNFRNESLGSVSSLGSLLDDSTGVINQEGETVFIFGDAGVGKSVLLQKLQSLWAREELGAGPKFLFSFRCRMFSCFPPSSALTLQDLLFTHSCCPELEPDAVFAFLVRFPRSVLFTFDGFDELHSAFDLSQVPDVASPLQPAHPLALLASLLRGKLLQGSGKVLTSRTGVELPSTLIRKKVQLRGFSPSHLRAYTCKFFPDPALQMRVLNQLDANPHLCTLCSVPLFCWIIFRCFQHFHGTHDGSHHLPDQTVTLTDIFLLMTEAHLNRALPTSLLQRNTRSQVETFRSGRETLCALGRLAYWGMVKNLFVFSQEEVEASEVQDGDLQLGFVRAVPEPGPIGDQPAYEFFHITLQSFFTALFLIADDKVSTKELLKFFGEWTPRGQRAGSLTLPLLKLSCLGRSNLDKEDPFRNNDHFQFTNLFLCGLLSKAQQRLLRHLVPVVALRKKRRALWRHLFASLSYYLKSLPRTHTGQFNQVQAMPTFIWMLRCIYETQSQKVGQSAARGICANYIKLTYCNACSADCSALSFVLHHFPKQLALDLDNNNLNDYGVKELRPCFSRLTVLRLSVNQITDSGVKVLYEELTKYKILTYLGLYNNQITNIGAKYVAQILEECTNLTHLKLGANYITSEGGKCLALAIKNSKSIVDIGMWGNKIGDEGAKAFADALRNHTSLSNLSLAFNGISTEGGKSLAQALQQNSSVKIVWLTKNDLDDEVAESLAEMLEVNQTLRDLWLIQNQITAKGISRLADALQKNSTILDIWSGPTPFPALWVGVEALVTYLVLKINPLCSS
- the NOD1 gene encoding nucleotide-binding oligomerization domain-containing protein 1 isoform X4 — its product is MEIQALSEGTAGPKDAHSCIRLLKVDRERLVTHIRNVQCLVDNLLVNEYFSVEDAEIVGACPTLPDKVRKMLDLVQSKGEEVCEYLISVLQQIPDAFIDLQPWLEEIQFSPSELVRGRTIVNTDPVSRYIQKLRSEWGRDSKFITSYSQKEEMLLSDTYTENVMELLNFRNESLGSVSSLGSLLDDSTGVINQEGETVFIFGDAGVGKSVLLQKLQSLWAREELGAGPKFLFSFRCRMFSCFPPSSALTLQDLLFTHSCCPELEPDAVFAFLVRFPRSVLFTFDGFDELHSAFDLSQVPDVASPLQPAHPLALLASLLRGKLLQGSGKVLTSRTGVELPSTLIRKKVQLRGFSPSHLRAYTCKFFPDPALQMRVLNQLDANPHLCTLCSVPLFCWIIFRCFQHFHGTHDGSHHLPDQTVTLTDIFLLMTEAHLNRALPTSLLQRNTRSQVETFRSGRETLCALGRLAYWGMVKNLFVFSQEEVEASEVQDGDLQLGFVRAVPEPGPIGDQPAYEFFHITLQSFFTALFLIADDKVSTKELLKFFGEWTPRGQRAGSLTLPLLKLSCLGRSNLDKEDPFRNNDHFQFTNLFLCGLLSKAQQRLLRHLVPVVALRKKRRALWRHLFASLSYYLKSLPRTHTGQFNQVQAMPTFIWMLRCIYETQSQKVGQSAARGICANYIKLTYCNACSADCSALSFVLHHFPKQLALDLDNNNLNDYGVKELRPCFSRLTVLRLSVNQITDSGVKVLYEELTKYKILTYLGK
- the NOD1 gene encoding nucleotide-binding oligomerization domain-containing protein 1 isoform X2: MEIQALSEGTAGPKDAHSCIRLLKVDRERLVTHIRNVQCLVDNLLVNEYFSVEDAEIVGACPTLPDKVRKMLDLVQSKGEEVCEYLISVLQQIPDAFIDLQPWLEEIQFSPSELVRGRTIVNTDPVSRYIQKLRSEWGRDSKFITSYSQKEEMLLSDTYTENVMELLNFRNESLGSVSSLGSLLDDSTGVINQEGETVFIFGDAGVGKSVLLQKLQSLWAREELGAGPKFLFSFRCRMFSCFPPSSALTLQDLLFTHSCCPELEPDAVFAFLVRFPRSVLFTFDGFDELHSAFDLSQVPDVASPLQPAHPLALLASLLRGKLLQGSGKVLTSRTGVELPSTLIRKKVQLRGFSPSHLRAYTCKFFPDPALQMRVLNQLDANPHLCTLCSVPLFCWIIFRCFQHFHGTHDGSHHLPDQTVTLTDIFLLMTEAHLNRALPTSLLQRNTRSQVETFRSGRETLCALGRLAYWGMVKNLFVFSQEEVEASEVQDGDLQLGFVRAVPEPGPIGDQPAYEFFHITLQSFFTALFLIADDKVSTKELLKFFGEWTPRGQRAGSLTLPLLKLSCLGRSNLDKEDPFRNNDHFQFTNLFLCGLLSKAQQRLLRHLVPVVALRKKRRALWRHLFASLSYYLKSLPRTHTGQFNQVQAMPTFIWMLRCIYETQSQKVGQSAARGICANYIKLTYCNACSADCSALSFVLHHFPKQLALDLDNNNLNDYGVKELRPCFSRLTVLRLSVNQITDSGVKVLYEELTKYKILTYLGLYNNQITNIGAKYVAQILEECTNLTHLKLGANYITSEGGKCLALAIKNSKSIVDIGMWGNKIGDEGAKAFADALRNHTSLSNLSLAFNGISTEGGKSLAQALQQNSSVKIVWLTKNDLDDEVAESLAEMLEVNQTLRDLWLIQNQITAKGISRLADALQKNSTILDICLNGNPIKPEEANVFQNEKRFHF
- the NOD1 gene encoding nucleotide-binding oligomerization domain-containing protein 1 isoform X3 — translated: MEIQALSEGTAGPKDAHSCIRLLKVDRERLVTHIRNVQCLVDNLLVNEYFSVEDAEIVGACPTLPDKQIPDAFIDLQPWLEEIQFSPSELVRGRTIVNTDPVSRYIQKLRSEWGRDSKFITSYSQKEEMLLSDTYTENVMELLNFRNESLGSVSSLGSLLDDSTGVINQEGETVFIFGDAGVGKSVLLQKLQSLWAREELGAGPKFLFSFRCRMFSCFPPSSALTLQDLLFTHSCCPELEPDAVFAFLVRFPRSVLFTFDGFDELHSAFDLSQVPDVASPLQPAHPLALLASLLRGKLLQGSGKVLTSRTGVELPSTLIRKKVQLRGFSPSHLRAYTCKFFPDPALQMRVLNQLDANPHLCTLCSVPLFCWIIFRCFQHFHGTHDGSHHLPDQTVTLTDIFLLMTEAHLNRALPTSLLQRNTRSQVETFRSGRETLCALGRLAYWGMVKNLFVFSQEEVEASEVQDGDLQLGFVRAVPEPGPIGDQPAYEFFHITLQSFFTALFLIADDKVSTKELLKFFGEWTPRGQRAGSLTLPLLKLSCLGRSNLDKEDPFRNNDHFQFTNLFLCGLLSKAQQRLLRHLVPVVALRKKRRALWRHLFASLSYYLKSLPRTHTGQFNQVQAMPTFIWMLRCIYETQSQKVGQSAARGICANYIKLTYCNACSADCSALSFVLHHFPKQLALDLDNNNLNDYGVKELRPCFSRLTVLRLSVNQITDSGVKVLYEELTKYKILTYLGLYNNQITNIGAKYVAQILEECTNLTHLKLGANYITSEGGKCLALAIKNSKSIVDIGMWGNKIGDEGAKAFADALRNHTSLSNLSLAFNGISTEGGKSLAQALQQNSSVKIVWLTKNDLDDEVAESLAEMLEVNQTLRDLWLIQNQITAKGISRLADALQKNSTILDICLNGNPIKPEEANVFQNEKRFHF